The Pseudomonas asiatica genome has a segment encoding these proteins:
- the cspD gene encoding cold shock domain-containing protein CspD encodes MASGKVKWFNNAKGYGFINEEGKTDDLFAHYSAIQMDGYKTLKAGQAVSFDIVQGPKGLHAVNISSATAAAAARAPHTSSTADA; translated from the coding sequence ATGGCAAGCGGTAAAGTCAAGTGGTTCAACAATGCCAAGGGCTACGGATTCATCAATGAAGAGGGCAAGACTGACGACTTGTTCGCTCATTATTCAGCCATCCAGATGGACGGGTACAAGACGCTCAAGGCCGGCCAGGCCGTGAGCTTCGACATCGTCCAGGGCCCCAAAGGCCTGCACGCGGTGAATATCAGCAGCGCCACTGCCGCCGCGGCCGCCAGGGCTCCGCACACCAGCAGCACTGCCGACGCCTGA
- the icd gene encoding NADP-dependent isocitrate dehydrogenase produces the protein MGYQKIKVPTDGAKITVNADHSLNVPDNPIIPYIEGDGIGVDVSPVMIKVVDAAVQKAYGGKRKIAWMEVYAGEKATQVYDQDTWLPQETLDAVRDYVVSIKGPLTTPVGGGIRSLNVALRQQLDLYVCLRPVLWFQGVPSPVKKPGDVDMVIFRENSEDIYAGIEWKAGSPEANKVIKFLKEEMGVTKIRFDQDCGIGVKPVSKEGTKRLVRKALQYVVDNDRESLTLVHKGNIMKFTEGAFKDWGYEVARDEFGAELLDGGPWMKFKNPKSGREVIVKDAIADAMLQQILLRPAEYDVIATLNLNGDYLSDALAAEVGGIGIAPGANLSDTVAMFEATHGTAPKYAGQDKVNPGSVILSAEMMLRHMGWTEAADLIIKGTNGAIAAKTVTYDFERLMDGARLVSSSGFGDEMIKHM, from the coding sequence ATGGGATACCAGAAAATCAAGGTTCCGACCGACGGCGCGAAGATCACCGTCAATGCAGACCATTCGCTCAACGTTCCCGACAACCCGATCATTCCTTATATCGAGGGCGACGGGATTGGCGTCGATGTCTCGCCGGTAATGATCAAGGTGGTCGACGCCGCCGTGCAGAAGGCCTACGGCGGCAAGCGCAAGATCGCCTGGATGGAGGTGTACGCCGGCGAAAAAGCCACCCAGGTGTACGACCAGGACACCTGGCTGCCCCAGGAAACCCTCGATGCCGTGCGTGATTACGTGGTGTCGATCAAGGGGCCGCTGACCACCCCGGTGGGCGGCGGTATCCGGTCGCTCAACGTGGCCCTGCGCCAGCAACTGGACCTGTACGTGTGCCTGCGCCCGGTGCTGTGGTTCCAGGGCGTGCCCAGCCCGGTGAAAAAACCCGGCGATGTGGACATGGTGATCTTCCGCGAGAACTCCGAGGACATCTATGCCGGCATCGAGTGGAAGGCCGGTTCGCCCGAGGCGAACAAGGTGATCAAGTTCCTCAAGGAGGAAATGGGCGTTACCAAGATCCGCTTCGACCAGGACTGTGGCATTGGCGTCAAGCCGGTGTCGAAGGAGGGCACCAAGCGCCTGGTGCGCAAGGCCCTGCAGTATGTGGTGGACAACGACCGCGAGTCGCTGACCCTGGTGCACAAGGGCAACATCATGAAGTTCACCGAGGGTGCCTTCAAGGACTGGGGCTATGAAGTGGCGCGCGACGAGTTCGGGGCCGAGCTGCTCGATGGTGGCCCATGGATGAAGTTCAAGAACCCCAAGAGCGGCCGCGAGGTCATCGTCAAGGACGCCATCGCCGACGCCATGCTGCAGCAGATCCTGCTGCGCCCGGCCGAGTACGACGTGATCGCCACCCTCAACCTCAACGGTGACTACCTGTCCGATGCCCTGGCGGCGGAAGTGGGCGGTATCGGCATTGCGCCGGGTGCCAACCTGTCCGACACCGTGGCCATGTTCGAGGCCACCCACGGCACCGCGCCCAAGTATGCCGGGCAGGACAAGGTCAACCCGGGTTCGGTGATCCTGTCGGCGGAGATGATGCTGCGGCACATGGGCTGGACCGAGGCGGCGGACCTGATCATCAAGGGTACCAATGGCGCGATTGCTGCCAAGACCGTGACCTATGACTTCGAACGCCTGATGGACGGCGCCAGGCTGGTGAGCAGTTCAGGCTTTGGCGATGAAATGATCAAGCATATGTAA
- a CDS encoding NADP-dependent isocitrate dehydrogenase — protein sequence MPTRSKIIYTFTDEAPALATYSLLPIIEAFTASADIAVETRDISLAGRILAAFPEQLGAEKQVGDHLAELGQLATTPEANIIKLPNISASVPQLKAAIKELQGKGFNIPDYADEPATAEEKESRARYDRIKGSAVNPVLREGNSDRRAPLSVKNYARKHPHKMGAWAADSKSHVAHMTQGDFYGSEKAALIEADDSLRIELVGKDGNTTVLKEKTAVKAAEVIDCATMSRKALKAFIAEQIADAKASGVLLSVHLKATMMKVSDPIMFGVIVEEFYNDVLAKHAAALAEVGFNANNGIGDLYARIKDLPAEKQAEIEADIQALYAQRPALAMVNSDKGITNLHVPSDVIVDASMPAMIRDSGKMWNAAGELQDAKAIIPDRCYAGIYQATIEDCKANGAFDPTTMGSVPNVGLMAQKAEEYGSHDKTFQIKADGVVRVVDSKGQVVLEQNVEAGDIFRMCQVKDAPIQDWVKLAVNRARLSNTPAVFWLDPARAHDGVMIEKVQKYLKDHDTSGLDIRILAPVDAIKFSLARIREGKDTISVTGNVLRDYLTDLFPIMELGTSAKMLSIVPLMSGGGLFETGAGGSAPKHVQQLVEENFLRWDSLGEFLALAASLEHLGNTYDNPRAKVLANTLDQATGKFLDTNKSPSRKVGGIDNRGSHFYLTLYWAQALAAQNDDAALQARFAPLAKTLTENEETIVAELNAVQGKPADIGGYYAPDAELTAKVMRPSQTLNSAIAAL from the coding sequence ATGCCCACCCGTTCCAAGATCATCTATACCTTCACCGACGAAGCCCCCGCCCTCGCCACTTACTCGCTGCTGCCGATCATCGAAGCCTTTACCGCTTCGGCTGACATCGCCGTCGAAACCCGCGACATCTCCCTGGCTGGCCGTATCCTCGCCGCCTTCCCGGAGCAACTGGGCGCAGAGAAGCAAGTAGGCGATCACCTGGCGGAACTGGGCCAGCTGGCTACCACCCCTGAAGCCAACATCATCAAGCTGCCGAACATCAGCGCCTCGGTACCGCAGCTGAAAGCCGCGATCAAGGAACTGCAGGGCAAGGGCTTCAACATCCCTGACTACGCCGACGAGCCGGCCACCGCGGAAGAGAAAGAATCCCGCGCCCGCTACGACCGCATCAAAGGTTCCGCCGTGAACCCGGTCCTGCGCGAAGGCAACTCCGACCGCCGCGCGCCGCTGTCGGTCAAGAACTACGCCCGCAAGCACCCGCACAAGATGGGCGCCTGGGCTGCCGACTCCAAGTCGCACGTTGCCCACATGACCCAGGGCGACTTCTACGGCAGCGAGAAAGCCGCACTGATCGAGGCTGACGACAGCCTGCGCATCGAGCTGGTCGGCAAAGACGGCAACACCACCGTACTGAAAGAAAAGACTGCGGTAAAAGCTGCCGAAGTCATCGACTGCGCCACCATGAGCCGCAAGGCCCTGAAAGCCTTCATCGCCGAGCAGATCGCCGATGCCAAGGCTTCCGGCGTGCTGCTGTCGGTACACCTGAAAGCCACCATGATGAAGGTCTCCGACCCGATCATGTTCGGCGTCATCGTCGAAGAGTTCTACAACGACGTGCTGGCCAAGCACGCCGCCGCCCTGGCTGAAGTAGGCTTCAACGCCAACAACGGCATCGGCGACCTGTACGCCCGCATCAAGGACCTGCCAGCCGAGAAGCAGGCCGAGATCGAAGCCGACATCCAGGCCCTGTACGCCCAGCGTCCGGCCCTGGCCATGGTCAACTCCGACAAAGGCATCACCAACCTGCACGTGCCGAGCGACGTCATCGTCGACGCCTCGATGCCGGCCATGATCCGTGACTCGGGCAAGATGTGGAACGCCGCCGGCGAACTGCAGGATGCCAAGGCGATCATCCCGGACCGCTGCTACGCCGGCATCTACCAGGCCACCATCGAAGACTGCAAGGCCAACGGCGCCTTCGACCCGACCACCATGGGCAGCGTACCGAACGTCGGCCTGATGGCACAGAAGGCCGAAGAATACGGCTCCCACGACAAGACCTTCCAGATCAAGGCCGACGGCGTCGTGCGCGTGGTCGACAGCAAAGGCCAGGTCGTTCTCGAGCAGAACGTCGAAGCCGGCGACATCTTCCGCATGTGCCAGGTCAAGGACGCGCCGATCCAGGACTGGGTCAAGCTGGCCGTCAACCGTGCCCGCCTGAGCAACACCCCTGCAGTGTTCTGGCTGGACCCGGCCCGCGCCCACGACGGCGTGATGATCGAGAAGGTGCAGAAGTACCTGAAGGATCACGACACCTCCGGCCTGGACATCCGCATCCTGGCACCGGTAGACGCCATCAAGTTCTCCCTGGCCCGCATCCGCGAAGGCAAGGACACCATCTCGGTGACCGGCAACGTGCTGCGCGACTACCTGACCGACCTGTTCCCGATCATGGAACTGGGCACCAGCGCCAAGATGCTGTCGATCGTGCCGCTGATGAGCGGTGGTGGCCTGTTCGAAACCGGCGCCGGCGGTTCGGCACCGAAGCACGTGCAGCAGCTGGTGGAAGAGAACTTCCTGCGTTGGGACTCGCTGGGTGAATTCCTGGCCCTGGCCGCTTCCCTGGAGCACCTGGGCAACACCTACGACAACCCGCGCGCCAAAGTGCTGGCCAACACCCTGGACCAGGCCACCGGCAAGTTCCTCGACACCAACAAGTCGCCTTCGCGCAAAGTCGGTGGTATCGACAACCGCGGCAGCCACTTCTACCTGACCCTGTACTGGGCCCAGGCCCTGGCTGCGCAGAACGACGACGCTGCCCTGCAGGCACGCTTCGCACCACTGGCCAAGACCCTGACCGAGAACGAGGAGACCATCGTCGCCGAGCTCAACGCCGTCCAGGGCAAGCCGGCCGACATCGGTGGCTACTACGCTCCGGATGCCGAGCTGACCGCCAAGGTGATGCGCCCAAGCCAGACCCTGAACAGCGCCATTGCCGCCCTGTAA
- a CDS encoding NUDIX hydrolase gives MTWQPHITVATIVEHEGKFLFVEEFKANQHVFNQPAGHLEPNETLPQAALRETLEETAWEVELTGVVGIYLYTAPSNGVTYQRICFAARPVRHHADLALDSDIVRAVWLTRDELLADPTRWRSELVPRCLDDYLKGPLHSLDLLRD, from the coding sequence ATGACCTGGCAACCCCACATCACCGTCGCCACCATCGTCGAACACGAAGGCAAGTTCCTCTTCGTCGAAGAATTCAAAGCCAACCAGCACGTCTTCAACCAGCCCGCCGGCCACCTCGAACCCAACGAGACCCTGCCCCAGGCCGCCCTGCGCGAAACCCTCGAAGAAACCGCCTGGGAAGTCGAGCTCACCGGCGTGGTCGGCATCTACCTGTACACCGCCCCAAGCAACGGCGTGACCTACCAGCGCATCTGCTTCGCCGCCCGCCCCGTGCGCCATCACGCCGACCTGGCGCTGGACAGCGACATCGTCCGCGCCGTGTGGCTGACCCGCGACGAACTGCTGGCCGACCCCACCCGCTGGCGCAGCGAGCTGGTGCCACGCTGCCTCGACGACTACCTGAAAGGCCCCTTGCACAGCCTCGACCTGCTGCGCGACTGA
- the mnmA gene encoding tRNA 2-thiouridine(34) synthase MnmA: MTSPALKDPAKTRVIVGMSGGVDSSVSALLLMEQGYQVEGLFMKNWEEDDGTEYCTAREDLADAQAVCDRIGIKLHTANFAAEYWDNVFEHFLEEYKAGRTPNPDILCNREIKFKAFLDYALSLGADLIATGHYVRRRDTGELTELLKGLDPNKDQSYFLHAVGGKEIARTLFPVGELEKPEVRAIAEKHGLATAKKKDSTGICFIGERRFSDFLKQYLPAQPGNIETTDGEVIGRHHGLMYHTIGQRQGLGIGGLKDAGDEPWYVLLKDLTRNVLVVGQGNEHPWLFSRALLASEIFWVNPVDLGSPRQLTAKVRYRQSDQQCTLELTESGYRAVFDEPQRAVTPGQSVVFYDGEVCLGGGVIEAAEPWSPRA, from the coding sequence ATGACCAGCCCAGCACTCAAAGACCCCGCCAAGACCCGCGTTATCGTCGGCATGTCCGGCGGCGTGGACTCTTCCGTCTCCGCCCTTCTGCTCATGGAGCAGGGCTACCAGGTGGAAGGGCTGTTCATGAAGAACTGGGAAGAAGACGACGGCACCGAATACTGCACCGCCCGTGAAGACCTGGCCGACGCCCAGGCCGTGTGCGACCGCATCGGCATCAAGCTGCACACCGCCAACTTCGCCGCCGAATACTGGGACAACGTGTTCGAGCACTTCCTCGAAGAGTACAAGGCCGGCCGCACGCCCAACCCGGACATCCTCTGCAACCGCGAAATCAAGTTCAAGGCGTTCCTCGACTACGCCCTGTCGCTGGGTGCCGACCTGATCGCCACCGGCCACTACGTGCGCCGCCGCGACACCGGCGAGCTCACCGAACTGCTCAAGGGCCTGGACCCGAACAAGGACCAGAGCTACTTCCTGCACGCCGTCGGCGGCAAGGAAATCGCCCGCACCCTGTTCCCGGTTGGCGAGCTGGAAAAGCCCGAAGTACGCGCCATTGCCGAAAAGCACGGCCTGGCCACCGCCAAGAAGAAGGACTCCACCGGCATCTGCTTCATCGGCGAGCGCCGCTTCAGCGACTTCCTCAAGCAATACCTGCCGGCCCAGCCGGGCAACATCGAGACCACCGACGGTGAAGTGATCGGCCGCCACCACGGCCTGATGTACCACACCATCGGCCAGCGCCAGGGCCTGGGCATTGGCGGCCTGAAGGACGCCGGTGACGAGCCGTGGTACGTGCTGCTCAAGGACCTGACCCGCAACGTGCTGGTGGTCGGCCAGGGCAATGAACACCCGTGGTTGTTCTCCCGCGCCCTGCTCGCTTCGGAAATCTTCTGGGTCAACCCGGTCGACCTCGGCAGCCCGCGCCAGCTCACCGCCAAGGTGCGCTACCGCCAGAGCGACCAGCAGTGCACCCTGGAACTGACCGAAAGCGGTTACCGTGCGGTGTTCGACGAACCGCAACGTGCCGTTACCCCGGGCCAGTCGGTGGTGTTCTACGACGGCGAAGTGTGCCTGGGTGGCGGCGTGATCGAAGCCGCCGAGCCGTGGAGCCCGCGCGCATGA